In Manis pentadactyla isolate mManPen7 chromosome 3, mManPen7.hap1, whole genome shotgun sequence, a single window of DNA contains:
- the LOC130683124 gene encoding basic salivary proline-rich protein 4-like has protein sequence MTLALQRPPPPPRNGPGLRTPPASRSRPPPAQGWAGPVLRRGRRWLREQRRRRVPGAPYPRGSRLRHPHPLTAGWNRRQKRRPPRAHGDLTTAATTPDSSAEFACRADEGKKEGRGKKGLEEGSRAAGSAVWGECARGAAPRCPLGSRSSGSLPYCSPSSPVGPGEFVQPRRTPSASLTGRARPPPGAPSALSLPDRHLELFCSGASQRPAEGAARTCWGLPEDRQVCAGLVRGSIPPAPRPRPAPREKPGEEEDREKSKGNQPAWICLPGTGAALAVCRGERGRSHHAPASLSGRPRPPGWSAAPRPLPGRRRRRVGSRCSRARGAPRCGPELGIPHRREREQPGAEWPVRPAKRDPRAPGFCLVPRLNFPWRD, from the exons ATGACACTAGCCCTCCAGCGTCCACCACCCCCCCCCCGCAACGGGCCGGGCCTACGTACCCCGCCGGCTTCGCGCTCGCGCCCCCCGCCCGCGCAgggctgggcggggccggtgCTG AGGCGCGGGCGGCGGTGGCTGCGggagcagcggcggcggcgggtaCCCGGTGCCCCGTATCCCCGAGGCAGTCGACTGCGCCACCCCCACCCGCTCACGGCCGGGTGGAACCGGCGCCAGAAACGAAGACCTCCGCGGGCCCACGGCGACTTAACCACTGCCGCGACTACTCCGGACTCGTCCGCGGAGTTTGCCTGCCGC GCAGACGAAGGGAAGAAAGAGGGCCGAGGAAAGAAGGGCTTGGAGGAAGGGTCCCGAGCGGCTGGGTCGGCAGTGTGGGGAGAGTGCGCGCGGGGTGCGGCGCCCAGGTGCCCCCTGGGCTCCAGGAGCAGCGGGTCCCTGCCGTACTGTTCGCCGAGTAGCCCGGTCGGGCCAGGAGAATTTGTGCAACCGCGGAGAACACCAAGTGCCAGTCTCACGGGGCGTGCCAGGCCGCCTCCCGGCGCGCCCTCCGCACTTTCACTGCCTGATCGTCATCTCGAGCTCTTCTGCTCGG GTGCCAGCCAGCGCCCGGCCGAAGGCGCTGCACGGACCTGCTGGGGTCTCCCTGAAGATCGCCAGGTGTGTGCGGGGTTAGTCAGGGGCTCCATACCACCTGCACCTCGTCCGCGGCCGGCGCCCAGGGAAAAACCCGGAGAGGAGGAGGACCGGGAGAAGAGCAAAGGAAACCAGCCCGCCTGGATTTGTTTGCCTGGGACCGGCGCCGCGCTCGCAGTTTGCCGAGGGGAGCGCGGCCGGAGTCACCACGCCCCCGCCTCCCTGTCCGGGCGGCCGAGGCCCCCGGGTTGGAGCGCAGCCCCACGCCCTCTTCCCGGGCGCCGTCGTCGTCGCGTAGGTTCTCGGTGCAGCCGGGCCCGGGGTGCCCCGCGATGTGGCCCTGAGCTCGGGATACCGCACCGGCGGGAACGGGAGCAGCCGGGCGCCGAGTGGCCAGTGCGCCCCGCCAAGCGCGACCCCCGTGCTCCCGGCTTCTGCTTGGTTCCCCGGCTTAATTTTCCTTGGCGGGATTAA